In a single window of the Rhopalosiphum padi isolate XX-2018 chromosome 1, ASM2088224v1, whole genome shotgun sequence genome:
- the LOC132929688 gene encoding protein draper-like translates to MMRYCNLGIYAAALLFAHLCYSAQSETELQGSNVCTRLEIYNVTVNVTELKPYQVRESYFCFTDFKLKCSRYRIVMKSIVSQQVLEKKKPIEECCEGFVISPNKTNCIPVCQNNCEHGTCTSPNICKCDDNYGGPYCNKTCPTGKFGEFCTENCQCENGSPCDPYDGQCKCLAGWTGVDCSEKCSPHNFGINCVEECPCKNGAICDPVTGKCDCPPGFRGPLCDQRCPSGRHGDECQSECKCQNAGKCDPQTGHCLCSSGWTGMVCGEKCEPGKWGVNCSKSCDCFNEGNCHHITGQCQCMPGYYGEKCKDICPEGMYGPNCLKNCSCPENSYCEPKHGKCICEKGWKGDKCSKRICPDGLYGERCDKICQCVVENTNSCHPWKGTCDCVAGWDGPTCSRTCPLYTFGERCRRKCDCYNNAQCLPNNGTCICGPGYRGLSCNVTCPEGTYGENCNNQCQCNNGAKCAPESGMCLCPPGWRGQQCDLPCEKSFYGENCKNECQCKNDAACSPVDGTCTCQPGFTGDNCDSSCPPKTYGRDCKQTCECNWENTASCNPMTGECKCVEGWNGVHCETLCPPGTYGEDCQDECECHNDSSCDQKTAKCTCTRGWEGLKCDLPCKPGKYGFGCREECSKRHLDDNLSCDHVTGKFECRPGYIGPICQHACPAKSYGRGCLKKCDCEYGDCHHVTGACHCFPGWTGSNCTKVCPSGTYGINCGLPCKCLNGGSCRAIDGVCHCKPGFTGPACSEVCPDQYYGDHCMSTCNCPNDKFICHAVDGCVCRHGYTGENCDEPLTDRIIGTLETEKSSTSAFAGICVAILVIAAFIMVLLYYRNRVAGLKNVIHAHVQYGADPLTVNQDRFHFDNPVYSFGQTSSTVGMVNEHQTLNNCQIKNNLTKSNNLAKAGCSSSLMDDSDSYGMPSTSSSSFKNMEADLNNPNIYHSLDDLKSENLYDEIEDKKLAAAEQEYDHLDYQRPNGTWKPHYQRMSTSLKAESKKNLNTE, encoded by the exons ATGATGCGTTATTGCAATTTGGGTATATACGCTGCGGCGTTGTTATTTGCCCACTTGTGTTATTCAGCTCAATCGGAAACTGAACTTCAAGGATCTAATGTTTGTACCAGATTAGAAAT atataatgtGACGGTAAATGTCACTGAATTGAAACCATACCAAGTACGAGAGTCTTATTTCTGTTTTACAGacttcaaattaaaatgttccaGATACCGAATTGTAATGAAATCGATTGTTTCGCAGCAG gttttagaaaaaaaaaaacccattgaAGAATGCTGTGAAGGATTTGTTATATCACCCAATAAAACTAATTGCATTCCGGTTTGTCAGAACAATTGTGAACATGGTACTTGCACGTCtccaaatatttgtaaatgtgATGACAATTATGGAGGACCTTATtgcaataaaa CATGCCCAACTGGAAAATTCGGCGAATTCTGCACAGAAAATTGTCAGTGTGAAAATGGTTCACCGTGTGATCCATATGATGGACAGTGCAAATGTTTAGCAGGTTGGACGGGAGTTGACTGTTCAGAGAAATGTTCGCCTCATAACTTTGGCATCAACTGTGTGGAAGAATGTCCTTGTAAAAATGGTGCTATTTGTGATCCAGTCACTGGAAAATGTGACTGCCCGCCGGGATTTAGAGGTCCACT ATGTGATCAGAGATGTCCTTCAGGTCGTCATGGAGATGAGTGTCAGAGCGAATGCAAATGTCAGAATGCGGGTAAATGTGATCCACAAACTGGTCATTGTTTGTGTTCTTCTGGATGGACG gGAATGGTGTGTGGAGAAAAATGTGAGCCCGGAAAATGGGGAGTTAATTGCAGTAAGTCATGCGATTGTTTTAATGAAGGCAATTGTCACCATATTACTGGGCAATGTCAATGTATGCCTGGATATTATGGCGAAAAG TGCAAAGATATTTGTCCGGAAGGAATGTATGGTccaaattgtttgaaaaattgtagtTGTCCAGAAAACTCTTATTGTGAACCAAAACATGGAAAATGCATATGCGAAAAAGGTTGGAAAGGCGATAAATGTTCCAAACGAATATGTCCAGATGGTCTTTATGGAGAAAGATGTGACAAAATATGTCAATGCGTTGTTGAAAATACCAATTC gtGTCATCCGTGGAAAGGAACCTGTGATTGTGTTGCAGGTTGGGATGGTCCAACGTGTTCTAGAACATGTCCTTTGTATACTTTTGGCGAAAGGTGTCGAAGAAAATGTGATTGCTACAACAACGCACAATGTTTACCTAATAACGGAACATGCATATGTGGTCCTG gtTATCGTGGACTCTCGTGTAACGTAACCTGTCCTGAAGGTACGTACGGTGAGAACTGTAACAACCAGTGCCAATGCAACAATGGAGCAAAGTGTGCCCCTGAATCTGGTATGTGCTTATGTCCTCCTGGGTGGAGAGGGCAGCAATGTGATTTGCCATGTGAAAAGTCATTTTATGGCGAAAATTGTAAAAACGAATGTCAATGTAAAAATGACGCAGCGTGTAGTCCAGTCGacg GTACTTGTACTTGTCAACCTGGTTTTACGGGCGACAACTGCGATTCGTCTTGTCCACCCAAGACTTATGGCAGAGACTGTAAGCAGACTTGCGAGTGTAACTGGGAAAATACAGCATCGTGCAACCCGATGACTGGTGAATGCAAATGTGTCGAAGGCTGGAACG GTGTACATTGCGAGACACTATGCCCGCCCGGCACTTATGGTGAAGATTGTCAGGACGAATGCGAATGTCACAACGACAGTTCATGCGACCAGAAGACAGCTAAGTGTACATGTACTCGCGGCTGGGAGGGACTCAAGTGCGATCTGCCATGTAAACCCGGCAAGTACGGTTTCGGGTGCAGAGAGGAGTGTTCAAAAAGACATTTAGATG ATAACTTGTCGTGCGACCACGTAACTGGAAAGTTTGAATGCCGACCCGGTTACATTGGACCAATATGCCAGCATGCTTGTCCGGCCAAATCATACGGCCGGGGATGTCTTAAAAAGTGTGACTGCGAATACGGCGATTGCCATCACGTCACTG GTGCATGCCACTGTTTTCCGGGCTGGACTGGTTCTAATTGCACAAAAGTATGTCCATCTGGCACGTACGGTATCAATTGCGGGCTTCCGTGTAAATGTTTAAACGGAGGTTCTTGCCGTGCCATCGACGGTGTTTGCCACTGTAAACCTGGATTTACTGGCCCCGCGTGTTCCGAAg TTTGTCCTGATCAATATTATGGCGATCACTGTATGTCTACGTGCAACTGTCCCAATGACAAATTTATCTGTCATGCCGTCGACGGTTGTGTATGCAGACATGGATACACAG GTGAGAACTGTGACGAACCGTTAACTGATCGAATAATTGGTACATTGGAAACCGAAAAGAGCTCTACAAGTGCATTTGCTGGAATATGTGTTGCTATTTTGGTAATAGCTGCATTTATTATGGTGTTATTATACTACCGTAACCGTGTTGCTGGTctcaaaaatgttatacatgcACATGTCCAATATGGAGCTGATCCGCTTACCGTAAATCaag ATCGATTCCATTTCGACAATCCTGTATATTCTTTTGGACAGACTAGCTCAACAGTAGGAATGGTTAACGAGCACCAAACATTGAACAActgtcaaattaaaaataatttaacaaagtcAAATAATTTGGCGAAAGCTGGTTGCTCTTCATCATTGATGGACGACAGTGATAGTTATGGTATGCCATCAACTAGCTCTTCATCTTTCAAAAATATGGAAGCGGATTTAAACAATCCTAACATCTATCATAGTTTAGATGATTTGAAATCAGAAAATCTATATGATGAGATTGAAGATAAAAAGTTAGCTGCAGCAG aaCAAGAATATGACCATTTGGACTATCAGAGACCCAACGGTACATGGAAGCCTCATTATCAACGAATGTCGACAAGTTTAAAGGCTGAAAGTAAAAAGAATTTAAACAcagaataa